In Oreochromis aureus strain Israel breed Guangdong linkage group 15, ZZ_aureus, whole genome shotgun sequence, a single genomic region encodes these proteins:
- the kank3 gene encoding KN motif and ankyrin repeat domain-containing protein 3, translated as MTQSVQVNPKLPDLGSPFHYPSQEEADQQASYSVQTPYGFQLDLDFLKYVEEIESGHNLRRAPISSRRSGRGLKLSQRNPGVGGRTSGWTSTESLSSPVSEDGRAPPPPPPRNRLGSAPCETVSLSPVTFLNVPPLSAGAKVPPPPPQRNPRVERTLLETSRRLQQEQTHQNQNGTRFQLADPPKPLLTSPAMQPLQSSWTKPSPQTSGRSTPAAGTTVTPIPPSQLQTVREQMATALKQLKEMEERVKGVPALEKEVAKLRAEKDMLLLALQEKKAAMDLAQQKQQFTETSTQTVEILQTEHSRLTSPTSTGHKGFVKSGELKRLTEKFEGKEEKPLKLSSKTLVNAPEKTVIQKKSVAVGDNMPMASVVLYYRDGVKDACEGTRVNVCEKCTETEPPLVQEEGIQTRVETEEAEVWVMESLLGLTTEAQREIDTLQDTIKFQQESIVALEDRLSVADTDLGILRAKMEGNMSKITFEKGVLAKPDMTNAQVETLTSALKHAAVSCHPEVADACVGEDAVSDQSEQSTQTDALETLEERAPAAPVLLISTGCQWENLSEEKTEEQKVTVPKRRQLTIAEYKVSPEEEEVVGKVKNEGGDEKEKTAASSTKTGLLKSIMKRKDGNNAGENRSSGKKSLQFVGILNGGYESTSSEEEEEEEEEDGSSSGESVEGECLDSTEEDEAALEEETSEEERNVNLDESDTDEETLIAANYSSDGVKEKFELSSKMREACLILKNHLNDDLKTLKSKEVLSSTHTVQLEWFRISSAKMAQPPRVSDYLMAFSEVSSMLLEHVVNMTDGNGNTALHYSVSHSNFGVVELLLDTGVCSVDKQNKAGYTAIMLAALSTVKKEEDMVVVKKLFSQGNVNAKASQAGQTALMLAVSHGRQEMVRALLECGADVNVQDDEGSTALMCASEHGRTEIVKLLLEQPGCDISIVDNDGSNALSIALEASHNDTAVLLYAHMNYAKTQTAAGSPKAQPRSPMSPHKCWPAD; from the exons ATGACTCAGTCTGTGCAAGTTAACCCAAAGCTGCCTG ATCTAGGCTCGCCTTTCCATTACCCCAGTCAAGAGGAGGCAGATCAGCAAGCTTCTTACTCTGTCCAGACTCCGTATGGATTTCAGCTGGATCTAGACTTTCTTAAATATGTAGAAGAGATAGAAAGTGGGCACAACCTCCGTCGCGCACCCATCAGTTCTCGGCGCTCTGGCCGGGGGCTAAAACTCTCCCAGAGGAATCCGGGTGTGGGGGGgcgtaccagtggctggacgtCCACTGAGTCGCTCTCATCCCCGGTCAGCGAAGATGGCAGAGCTCCACCGCCACCGCCGCCTCGTAACCGGCTTGGGTCAGCTCCCTGCGAGACGGTCTCCCTTTCCCCTGTAACTTTTCTCAACGTTCCTCCGCTATCTGCTGGGGCAAAAGTGCCACCGCCTCCACCACAACGTAACCCCAGAGTTGAGCGGACTCTCCTGGAAACCAGCCGGAGGCTACAGCAGGAACAAACCCACCAGAACCAAAATGGCACGCGCTTCCAGCTTGCAGATCCTCCCAAACCGCTCTTAACCTCTCCAGCCATGCAGCCTCTGCAAAGTAGCTGGACCAAACCCAGTCCTCAGACCTCTGGGCGCAGCACTCCAGCTGCTGGCACCACTGTGACCCCAATCCCACCCAGCCAACTGCAAACAGTTAGAGAGCAAATGGCAACAGCCTTGAAGCAGCTGAAGGAGATGGAAGAAAGGGTAAAAGGTGTTCCTGCACTTGAGAAAGAAGTGGCCAAGCTTCGTGCAGAGAAAGATATGCTCTTGTTAGCCCTGCAGGAGAAGAAGGCAGCCATGGACTTGGCCCAACAGAAGCAACAGTTTACAGAGACTTCCACCCAAACCGTAGAGATCCTCCAAACTGAACACAGTCGATTGACTTCACCGACCTCGACTGGACACAAAGGCTTTGTAAAATCTGGTGAGCTGAAAAGGCTGACAGAAAAGTTTGAAGGGAAAGAGGAGAAACCCCTCAAACTGTCAAGTAAGACTTTAGTAAATGCCCCTGAAAAAACAGTCATTCAGAAGAAGTCAGTGGCTGTAGGGGACAACATGCCGATGGCCTCAGTTGTTTTATACTACAGAGATGGTGTAAAAGATGCATGTGAGGGCACCAGGGTGAATGTTTGCGAGAAGTGCACAGAAACAGAACCCCCCCTGGTTCAGGAGGAGGGAATACAAACCAGAGTGGAGACAGAAGAGGCTGAAGTTTGGGTCATGGAGTCACTACTTGGCCTGACCACAGAAGCACAGCGGGAGATAGACACCTTACAGGACACCATTAAATTCCAACAGGAGTCCATTGTGGCTCTAGAGGATCGGTTGAGTGTTGCAGACACAGACCTTGGCATTCTTAGAGCGAAGATGGAGGGAAACATGTCCAAAATCACATTTGAGAAGGGGGTTCTTGCCAAACCTGACATGACAAATGCCCAAGTAGAAACGCTAACTTCTGCATTAAAGCACGCTGCAGTTTCTTGTCATCCGGAGGTGGCCGATGCATGTGTAGGAGAAGATGCAGTGTCAGATCAAAGTGAGCAAAGCACCCAGACCGATGCATTAGAGACACTAGAAGAACGAGCTCCGGCTGCTCCGGTTTTACTCATTAGCACCGGATGTCAATGGGAGAACTTAAGCgaggaaaagactgaagagCAAAAAGTTACTGTACCAAAGAGGAGACAGCTGACTATTGCTGAATACAAGGTCTcaccagaagaagaagaagtagttGGAAAGGTTAAGAATGAAGGAGGAGATGAAAAAGAGAAGACTGCAGCCAGCAGCACCAAGACAG GTTTGCTGAAATCAATCATGAAGAGGAAAGACGGGAATAACGCAGGGGAGAATCGCAGCAGCGGCAAGAAGAGCCTGCAGTTTGTTGGTATTCTAAATGGAGG GTATGAATCAACATCcagtgaagaagaggaggaagaagaggaggaagatggGAGTTCTTCTGGAGAAAGTGTCGAGGGCGAGTGCTTGGACAGCACTGAAGAAGATGAGGCAGCTTTGGAGGAAGAAACgtcagaggaggagagaaacGTTAACCTGGATGAGAGTGACACTGATGAGGAAACGCTGATAGCTGCAAATTATTCATCTGATGGTGTGAAAGAAAA ATTTGAGTTGAGCTCAAAAATGCGAGAAGCCTGTCTCATTCTGAAGAACCACCTAAATGATGACCTCAAAACACTGAAGAGTAAGGAAGTG CTCTCCAGCACCCACACTGTCCAACTAGAGTGGTTTCGTATCTCCAGCGCGAAGATGGCTCAGCCGCCGCGGGTCTCCGACTACCTGATGGCGTTCTCCGAGGTGTCATCAATGCTGCTGGAGCACGTAGTCAACATGACAGATGGCAATGGGAATACAGCTCTTCACTACAGCGTCTCCCACTCTAACTTTGGTGTGGtggagctgctgctggacaCAG GTGTGTGCTCTGTGGATAAGCAGAACAAGGCGGGCTACACAGCCATCATGCTGGCTGCTCTGTCAACTgtgaagaaggaggaggacatGGTTGTGGTCAAGAAGCTCTTCAGTCAGGGTAATGTCAACGCCAAGGCCAGCCAG GCAGGCCAGACAGCATTAATGTTAGCAGTCAGCCACGGGCGTCAGGAGATGGTGCGGGCGCTGCTCGAGTGTGGTGCTGATGTAAACGTGCAGGACGATGAGGGATCGACGGCTCTGATGTGTGCCAGTGAGCACGGCCGAACTGAGATCGTCAAACTGCTCCTGGAACAGCCCGGGTGCGACATATCCATTGTGGATAAC GATGGAAGCAATGCTCTGTCCATCGCACTGGAGGCATCCCACAACGACACAGCTGTGCTACTCTATGCTCATATGAACTATGCCAAGACCCAGACTGCTGCG GGGAGTCCAAAGGCCCAGCCACGGAGTCCCATGAGCCCACACAAGTGCTGGCCAGCAGACTGA